The following proteins come from a genomic window of Dreissena polymorpha isolate Duluth1 chromosome 1, UMN_Dpol_1.0, whole genome shotgun sequence:
- the LOC127847310 gene encoding uncharacterized protein LOC127847310, with the protein MAGFYGYWNLIEEAMKHYHIPEHIQGIINGYFDGIQLRFSIGDQTTPWQRLEKGIVTGCTISVVLFVMGMNLIINAAKRETRGPKTASGIHLPSSRGFMDDLTITTTTHVQARWVLTALQDTVTWARMKFKPKKSRSLIIKKGKVTKRFTLQVQGEDIPSIIDSPVKCLGKWYNASLKDTNNITRVKNQLQDGLKLIDQTGLPGKFKAWLYQHGLLPRLMWPLMLYEIATTTVEGFERVINRHLRRWLGVPPSFTSIGLYGRTNQLQLPMTSLVEEFKVAKGRLVVTLKESSDDMIWKAGIETRTGRKWSASQAVAQAESRLRHKDIVGTTAIGRQGLGSSKPQRWSTAGKKERSQMVQYEIRLSEEEDRRARAVGMGGQCAWTQWQTTERHLTWVDIWHYEPLRLKFLLRSVYDLLPSPVNLHRWGLVEDPKCQLCDKPGTMQHTLSSCQTALTQGRYRWRHDTVLKELADILERERRKTRPTNKKAVPTIKFVKEGQTAKKARTAATSILDESERWEMKVDLGKQLVFPDIVHTTQRPDIVIWSPKDKKLVMIELTVPWETRCDEAYERKMGKYTELQEQCKSRSWSAWLFPVEIGCRGFPAQSVWRMLSNIGIKGGDRKRAVGRLGQAAEKASNWLWMMREEKSWTLNH; encoded by the coding sequence ATGGCTGGGTTTTATGGTTATTGGAATCTTATTGAAGAAGCAATGAAGCACTATCATATCCCAGAGCATATACAGGGGATCATAAATGGCTACTTTGATGGCATACAGCTTCGATTCTCAATCGGTGACCAGACAACACCATGGCAGAGGTTAGAGAAGGGGATAGTAACTGGCTGCACCATCTCAGTGGTACTATTCGTGATGGGCATGAACTTGATCATCAATGCCGCGAAGAGGGAAACCAGAGGACCAAAAACAGCGTCAGGTATTCACCTCCCATCCAGCAGGGGGTTCATGGATGACCtgaccatcactaccaccacacATGTACAGGCCCGCTGGGTACTAACAGCCCTACAGGACACGGTCACATGGGCACGAATGAAGTTCAAACCCAAGAAGTCAAGGAGCCTAATCATCAAGAAGGGAAAGGTCACCAAAAGATTCACTCTACAGGTGCAAGGGGAAGACATTCCATCCATTATTGACAGTCCAGTCAAGTGCCTCGGCAAGTGGTACAACGCCAGCCTGAAGGACACTAACAACATCACTAGAGTCAAAAACCAGCTCCAAGATGGTCTGAAGCTTATAGACCAGACAGGACTCCCGGGCAAGTTTAAGGCATGGCTGTACCAACATGGGTTACTACCTAGGCTTATGTGGCCCCTTATGTTGTACGAGATAGCTACAACCACTGTAGAAGGATTCGAGAGAGTGATCAACCGGCATCTCCGGAGATGGCTTGGTGTCCCTCCTAGTTTCACCAGCATTGGACTGTATGGCAGAACCAACCAACTTCAACTCCCAATGACCTCACTAGTTGAAGAGTTCAAGGTTGCCAAAGGAAGACTGGTGGTAACCCTCAAAGAGTCATCAGATGACATGATATGGAAGGCAGGCATCGAGACACGCACAGGGCGAAAGTGGTCAGCAAGCCAGGCAGTCGCCCAGGCAGAAAGCAggctacgacacaaagacatcgtAGGCACCACAGCTATAGGAAGACAAGGCCTGGGCAGTTCAAAACCACAACGCTGGAGCACTGCCGGTAAGAAAGAAAGAAGCCAAATGGTCCAGTATGAGATCAGGCTTTCAGAAGAGGAAGACAGGCGCGCCAGAGCAGTCGGGATGGGAGGGCAGTGCGCATGGACACAATGGCAGACCACAGAAAGACACCTGACATGGGTAGACATTTGGCACTACGAACCACTTCGACTCAAATTCCTACTGAGATCCGTATATGATCTGCTGCCATCTCCAGTCAATCTACACAGATGGGGGTTAGTGGAAGACCCAAAGTGTCAGCTGTGCGACAAACCAGGAACCATGCAGCACACCCTCTCATCTTGCCAGACAGCGCTAACACAAGGCCGCTACAGATGGAGGCACGACACAGTCCTCAAGGAGCTAGCAGACATACTAGAGCGGGAGAGAAGGAAGACAAGACCTACCAACAAGAAGGCAGTACCAACAATCAAATTCgtcaaggaaggacaaactgccaAGAAGGCAAGAACCGCAGCAACATCTATCCTTGATGAATCAGAGCGTTGGGAGATGAAGGTCGACCTAGGAAAACAGCTGGTATTCCCAGACATAGTCCATACCACACAGAGACCAGACATAGTTATATGGTCTCCCAAGGACAAGAAACTGGTGATGATAGAACTCACTGTACCCTGGGAGACTAGGTGTGATGAGGCCTACGAGCGGAAAATGGGAAAGTACACTGAGCTACAAGAACAGTGTAAAAGTCGTAGTTGGAGTGCCTGGCTGTTCCCCGTTGAAATAGGGTGCAGAGGATTTCCAGCCCAATCAGTATGGAGAATGCTCAGCAACATTGGGATCAAGGGAGGTGACAGGAAGAGGGCTGTAGGCAGACTTGGACAAGCTGCAGAAAAAGCATCCAACTGGCTGTGGATGAtgcgagaggagaagagctggacgcTAAACCACTGA